From the genome of Populus alba chromosome 10, ASM523922v2, whole genome shotgun sequence, one region includes:
- the LOC118043052 gene encoding TATA box-binding protein-associated factor RNA polymerase I subunit B yields MEREEGEVRNLQCESCGYIGLEESDGFYYCQQCGAQAQGIMETGVADEDFVEKGLDSAALYSHRHIRRSQSTHSLQPIADPSSIAWLSFTQEEAEPDNNNHSQNYIKREDDYGYDYNDNYDGVFGPTEPEDFGGLNKANLSYEDYYNEVRIKYVLGMGLMIRLQCEALVEKFNVTPLIVGVASTVWLRFLLTTGVFKDSWANDVLIDSEMQKPETTELSVEPEDKKRRVRYHRHEPRNSFGQRAVLIWFRYLRKEIPLHYSLVISFLACHVAREAVLPTDIVKWSVEGKLPYFDAHVEIEKHFGHSSPACCISSSLMFRPMQAVPIQKLESMAASIAESVGLHLPPVYFYGIASRYLRQLSLPAEKILPHACRIYEWSMPPDLWFSTNELRLPSRVCVLSILIVAIRIIYNINGFGAWEGSLPGYTSRLDFPCSSQMRVDEKDSGSPHKLDDSDEKSIGNRSHVQSSELDSAELLRNLDAKYNEISDTYEFTRDLPSYLQYCNEVVFCGAGSSHVNHREDELIKKLWDFYQSEKYSDPAEDDGAQNRTVFNGKRSRNDNGFARDQMGKNKIREETHELLSTDTCNSTGDENNDDSTETVKDKAIRKLKLDMAENRFYYIPPRLKIKRFDYLHYVRRVGDGALTYVAHADYYILLRSFARAAQVDTRIMHIGVMNFERRVAWMEKRIDYCLHLTPPSFTCEYCRDVPDHSDDDDAIGLSQLHL; encoded by the exons ATGGAGCGAGAAGAAGGAGAGGTAAGAAACTTACAATGCGAATCATGCGGTTACATAGGTCTTGAAGAATCCGATGGCTTCTATTACTGCCAGCAATGCGGTGCTCAAGCTCAAGGCATCATGGAAACCGGCGTCGCCGACGAAGACTTCGTTGAAAAAGGCCTTGACTCCGCCGCCCTCTACAGCCACCGCCACATCCGCCGCTCCCAGTCCACCCACTCCCTCCAACCCATCGCCGACCCCTCCTCTATCGCCTGGCTCAGCTTTACCCAAGAAGAAGCAGAACCCGACAACAACAATCATAGTCAGAATTATATTAAGAGAGAAGATGATTATGGTTAtgattataatgataattatgaCGGGGTGTTTGGGCCTACAGAGCCTGAGGATTTTGGGGGGTTGAATAAAGCGAACCTGAGTTACGAGGATTATTACAATGAGGTTAggattaaatatgttttaggGATGGGGTTAATGATTCGGTTACAGTGTGAGGCTTTAGTTGAAAAGTTTAACGTGACTCCATTAATTGTCGGGGTTGCTAGCACTGTTTGGTTAAGGTTTTTGCTTACTACTGGGGTTTTTAAGGATAGTTGGGCTAATGATGTTTTGATTGATTCCGAGATGCAAAAACCAGAAACCACCGAATTGTCAG TGGAACCAGAAGATAAGAAGAGACGTGTTAGGTACCACCGTCATGAACCTCGTAATTCATTTGGTCAGCGTGCAGTGCTAATATGGTTTAGGTATCTGAGAAAGGAAATACCATTGCATTATTCTTTGGTGATCTCTTTTTTGGCTTGTCATGTTGCTAGAGAAGCAGTTTTACCCACAGATATAGTGAAGTGGTCGGTCGAAGGGAAACTTCCTTATTTTGATGCtcatgttgaaattgaaaaacactttggaCATTCGTCGCCTGCCTGTTGTATAAGTTCAAGTCTAATGTTCAGGCCTATGCAAGCAGTTCCTATTCAGAAGTTGGAGTCAATGGCAGCCAGCATTGCTGAGTCCGTAGGCTTGCATTTGCCTCCAGTGTATTTCTATGGGATAGCTTCTCGCTATCTTAGGCAGTTGTCTCTTCCAGCTGAAAAGATTCTTCCACATGCGTGCCGCATATATGAGTGGTCAATGCCCCCAGATCTATGGTTTTCAACAAATGAGTTAAGGCTTCCTAGCCGTGTTTGTGTATTGTCAATACTGATTGTAGCAATAAGAATTATCTACAACATAAATGGTTTTGGGGCATGGGAAGGAAGTTTGCCTGGTTATACAAGCAGATTAGACTTTCCTTGTAGCTCTCAAATGCGAGTTGATGAAAAAGATTCCGGTTCTCCTCACAAGCTGGATGATTCAGATGAGAAATCTATTGGTAACAGATCGCATGTTCAGAGTTCTGAGTTAGATTCTGCAGAGCTTTTGCGCAACTTAGATGCCAAATACAATGAGATCAGTGACACCTATG AGTTCACAAGGGACTTGCCATCATATCTCCAATACTGTAACGAGGTGGTATTTTGTGGAGCAGGATCTTCGCATGTGAATCATCGGGAGGATGAGTTAATAAAGAAGTTGTGGGATTTTTATCAGAGTGAAAAG TATTCTGATCCGGCAGAAGATGATGGAGCACAAAATAGGActgtttttaatggaaaaagatCGAGGAATGACAATGGATTTGCCAGAGATCAgatgggaaaaaataaaattagagaaGAGACCCATGAATTGCTATCCACTGATACCTGCAATTCAACAGGAGATGAAAACAATGATGATTCAACGGAGACTGTCAAAGATAAAGCCATTAGAAAGTTGAAATTAGACATGGCAGAGAATAGGTTCTATTACATTCCACCAAGGCTCAAAATCAAGAGATTTGATTACCTCCACTATGTGCGGAGGGTAGGTGATGGTGCGTTAACTTATGTTGCCCATGCagattattatattttgctTCGTAGTTTTGCTAGAGCTGCTCAGGTTGATACCCGGATAATGCATATCGGGGTAATGAATTTTGAGAGAAGAGTGGCTTGGATGGAAAAAAGAATCGACTACTGTTTGCACTTGACACCTCCTAGTTTTACCTGTGAGTATTGTAGAGACGTGCCAGATCATTCTGATGATGACGATGCAATTGGACTTTCGCAGTTGCATTTGtga